DNA sequence from the Lynx canadensis isolate LIC74 chromosome B2, mLynCan4.pri.v2, whole genome shotgun sequence genome:
ctccccaaagcagcacattttaaaagacttgtgtatgtgtgtgtttacaacCCTTGCAAACAGCTAGAATCCATTACTGATAAGGGGTAAAGAAATTGCAGGAGTTGAATCAATTCCACTCTGAAGCCACAGAGCTCTCCATAACCTTTCCTCTAAGAAGCCTGCTTCCTGAAAGTGGAGGCAGTGTTAGGTGGGGGCTATTTTGCACAAATTAGTCCTAGCATGGTAATGGGTAATGGAAAAACAACCCAGCTCATGCAGAACACCTGTGCAGGcctcagagagaaaggagacagctGGCTTGGTGGCAGGGTGCCTTCCAATAGTCAAGATGCCAAGGACCCTGGCTGTACTCTGGTGAATCACAATGCCAACAGAATAAATAAGCAGTCACCTCAGGTTTCATGTTGGAACACCCACCCATGTGCAGGGAGGAAGGCTCCACTCCAAAAAGAAAATGCACCATAGGTGGTACCCAGGGGCCAAACCACCAACTTCAAAGTGAGAGCCCCAGAGGAGAAGCATTGGTATTACCTgtgagcttattagaaatgcaaattcgtGGGCCTGTGCTTAGGGGCCTGACTGTGGCCATAAAATCATAAAAGGGCTAGTAGATTCCAAATGatagaagcaaaggaaaaaataagaccaCTAGCATCAGCCTTTTACCCACCTCTCACATCAAGACATGAATGAACAatcttttatgtatttgcttAATTTTAAGTCAGCAAAGTTCTTTATAGCATTGGACAAAAAGGAAATTCAGTTCTTTACTAGAATGGCACTACAAACTCACTTTTGCATCATAATAATCAGAGCACTACCCAtcaagacacaggaaaaaaagaatgcagagatTTATGCATACTTGCTTCTCTTGAACTTTAGCAGCAGAAGCAGGACTGTTCTCACAATGCTCCTGAAAATAGTTACACAATACGATGTTCAGGAGTCTGGGGACCTGATGCATGGGTCTTCAAGAACTCCTCAAGTTGATTCATCTTCTCAGCTGGATAAGGAAAAATGCTCACTGTTCCAAAGTACTCAGCAttgaggggagtgggggggggggaggggaagtgctAGCAGCATCACTTCTCAGATGGAGACTCTGAACCTGAGATCTGGACACAGTGGTAAAACCAAGCTGAGGATGCGTGCGCAGTGACGGGCTTGAATGTGTCAGATTTGCTTTCCCAAGGTCCTATTTGCACTCCTCTCACAAAGGGATGCCCAGAAAACTGGATGCATGCAGAACACTGGAATTAGGAAACTGCAAAAGGTTTTGCTATGGTAATAAAGGCTGAAAGAAAGGCAGGTACCGCCAGGTGGTTAACCAGTGGCTCCCTCCACTTGCAGGTTTTCAGAGACGCTCACCTCGGGCACGATGTTTCCGGTGCCAGTTTGCCAGGCTCAGGAGCACGCTCTTCACCCGATTCTGTACACGGGGCCGTCCGAAGATGGTGATTTCAACTAAGTCCCCAGAGTTAACTATGTCCACCGTCAGCAGGACTTGGCTCATCCACTCTATTTCTGGAATGATGGCTCTGTCTGGGCctaaacaggaaaagagagactGAGGGGAAACATGGTCGAACGACGGTCAGTGGGAGCTAGATTTGAAGGCCAGGAGAGGAAAGCGCAGGAAGGTGGGCATCTTGGTGTCAAATGTGGCCTGCAAATCAGGCAGAGACTGTCCAGAGTTGCTCTGGACTGTCGGACTGGAGGGGTTACAGCACCAGCACACCTAGGGTGGCTCACCAAAGATCGAGTCAGCCAGCCATGCCTCCAGGTAAAACACCAGTGGGTCTCTCAGTTCCTGCACAGGAAACCACCATGGCCGGGTGCGAATCCGAGGTGGTGGAAGTGGTAACTTCAGCAGCCTGCCCAGGGACTGGGCAGGCATGCATTGGTCCCCCTGGGCCTCAGCAGCACCTGCATCGTCTGCCATGCTAGGTCCCGCAGCCCAGGAAGAGCAAGGTCCGAGCAAGGTCCAAGCAGCCCCCGCAGAACTCCAAGGAGGCGCGAATCCTGTGCTCCCTTTTAAGTTTCCCGGCCAACCCCGCCTCTTCCTGCGACCCCGCGTGCCGTTCCGGGTGAGCTCACCCAACTGACCGCCCCCCTCCTCCGCCCCGGCGCCCCTGCTCGGTGGCTCTGAGAAGGCGGCCCCCGGATTTCCTGCTACTAGCATTTGGGTTCCAGCCCGCTCTCAGAAGCTGTCCTTGGTCATCGCCGCTGCGTAAGGTCTCACTTAGCCTTTAAGGCCCCTGCGCCGGCACATAGCTGATTAACAGTGCGGTTTGAATTGGCAGCCTCATTGCCCCAAATCACTTTCCGTGTCTAGGTTAAGGTTTCTATGTTACCTTCCAGGAGTAAGTAGGTAGATCAGGCCAAGGGCCGGCTCATTGAATCTACACTTAACTTTCTTCTGCTCCCTGTTGTCTCCTGACTCTACGGTTGGTTACTGCTTCAAAATGATTCAAGCCAGTGTGtcctgttttaaaatataaatgttagaggggtgcctgggtagctcaggttaAGCCCCTGATTctcggtttccgctcaggtcatgatctcaccgttttttgagttcgagccctatattgggctctgcgctgacagtgtggaaccagcttgggattctctttctctgtctctctctctgtctctccctctccctctctctccctcttgctctccctctctctgcccctcccctgctcctgctctctctcaaaataaataaacttaaaaaataataaaaattaaaaaaaataaaatataaacgtTAGAGGTAGTCCTTCCAGAAAATGTAGCAACTATAAATCCCGTTTAATTCTAACATCCTAAAACAACTAGTGTTGATGCACATTTCTTCCCAATATTCTTAATTATaggtaaaaatttaaattacgAGAGATTTCACACATTCAAAAAGTCGTATAACAAATACCTATGtaacccccaccacctcccccattTAACAAGATGTTAACACCTTCCCACTTTTGCCTCACCTCTCTTCTTTAAAATagatgtcaggggcgcctgggtggcgcagtcggttaagcgtccgacttcagccaggtcacgatctcgccgtccgtgagttcgagccccgcgtcgggctctgggctgatggctcagagcctggagcctgtttccgattctgtgtctccctctctctctgcccctcccccattcgtgctctgtctctctctgtcccaaaaataaataaacgttgaaaaaaaaaattttaaaaaaaataaaaaataaaatagatgtcacttaggggcacctgggtggctcaggtcatgatctccaagttcgtgggttccagccccatgtggggttctctgctgtcagcacagagcccatttgggatcatctgtccccttctctctttgcccttcccccactggtcctctctttctctctctctctctaaaaataaataaacttaaaaaaaaaaaattaaagggatacctgggtggctcagtcggatctCACGGTTTTGGAGCCCTCACGGAGTTGGAGCcctcaagctccatgctgacaactcagagcctggaacctgcttgggattctgtgtttccttctctctctgcctctgttccactcatgctctgtctctctctctctcaaaaataaataaacatttacaaaaaaatttaaacattaaaaaatgttataaaataggTATCACTTAGAGCATCTTTCCCTTCCCACAGGAAATCATTGTTCTGAAGCTGATATCTCATGCATGTtcttat
Encoded proteins:
- the LOC115513343 gene encoding oocyte-expressed protein homolog, with product MADDAGAAEAQGDQCMPAQSLGRLLKLPLPPPRIRTRPWWFPVQELRDPLVFYLEAWLADSIFGPDRAIIPEIEWMSQVLLTVDIVNSGDLVEITIFGRPRVQNRVKSVLLSLANWHRKHRARAEKMNQLEEFLKTHASGPQTPEHRIV